Proteins from one Elephas maximus indicus isolate mEleMax1 chromosome 12, mEleMax1 primary haplotype, whole genome shotgun sequence genomic window:
- the POP7 gene encoding ribonuclease P protein subunit p20 isoform X1 has translation MLGGYCGTKRGTQMAENRGAVEVELDPVEYTLRKRLPHRLPRRPNDIYVNMKTDFKAQLARCQKLLNGGTRGQNACNELYIHGLGLAINRAINIALQLQAGSFGSLEVAANTSTVELVDELEPETDTREPLVRIRNNSAIHIRVFRVTPK, from the exons ATGCTTGGAGGGTACTGTGGAACGAAGAGA GGCACACAGATGGCAGAAAACCGAGGAGCCGTCGAGGTGGAGCTGGACCCAGTGGAGTACACCCTTCGGAAGCGGCTTCCCCACCGCCTGCCCCGGAGGCCCAATGACATCTACGTCAACATGAAGACTGATTTCAAGGCCCAATTGGCCCGCTGCCAGAAGCTGCTGAACGGAGGGACACGGGGTCAGAACGCTTGCAATGAGCTGTATATCCACGGCTTAGGCCTAGCCATCAATCGCGCCATCAACATTGCGCTGCAGCTGCAGGCAGGCAGCTTCGGGTCCTTGGAGGTGGCCGCCAATACCTCCACCGTGGAGCTTGTGGATGAGCTGGAACCAGAAACTGATACACGCGAACCGCTAGTCCGCATCCGCAACAACTCAGCCATCCATATCCGTGTCTTCAGGGTCACACCCAAGTAA
- the POP7 gene encoding ribonuclease P protein subunit p20 isoform X2, which produces MAENRGAVEVELDPVEYTLRKRLPHRLPRRPNDIYVNMKTDFKAQLARCQKLLNGGTRGQNACNELYIHGLGLAINRAINIALQLQAGSFGSLEVAANTSTVELVDELEPETDTREPLVRIRNNSAIHIRVFRVTPK; this is translated from the coding sequence ATGGCAGAAAACCGAGGAGCCGTCGAGGTGGAGCTGGACCCAGTGGAGTACACCCTTCGGAAGCGGCTTCCCCACCGCCTGCCCCGGAGGCCCAATGACATCTACGTCAACATGAAGACTGATTTCAAGGCCCAATTGGCCCGCTGCCAGAAGCTGCTGAACGGAGGGACACGGGGTCAGAACGCTTGCAATGAGCTGTATATCCACGGCTTAGGCCTAGCCATCAATCGCGCCATCAACATTGCGCTGCAGCTGCAGGCAGGCAGCTTCGGGTCCTTGGAGGTGGCCGCCAATACCTCCACCGTGGAGCTTGTGGATGAGCTGGAACCAGAAACTGATACACGCGAACCGCTAGTCCGCATCCGCAACAACTCAGCCATCCATATCCGTGTCTTCAGGGTCACACCCAAGTAA